In one Mycobacterium sp. NBC_00419 genomic region, the following are encoded:
- a CDS encoding MFS transporter: MTDSGGYGLFAQRQFRELWSANLLSSLGLAMLLLGAAWVMLSLTTNPLLVSMVQTAISLPFLVFGIPAGISSDLYGHRRLLLGAHTWMLLVVAGLAAITFGGHLTAASLLVALLLIGIGLVFQQAAWKPFLHDLLPADQLVAAISFNSLSNKLAQVVGPMLGGLLVGFKGALLVFGTRGLSHVVMMAVVRRVPKPADPPETGSFREALGSFADGWRSLRASRQLYGPLIRLTAFMLPCTGMVALLPLEAKENIQTEVIGYGGLLTALAVGTVSAVSLMPWMQKHARMGVLSSVAVAGFSLAVVGISQWDSMLLDASFLLVAGFCWGILTVAHQWAVQTASPADSRGLMTSFYTLTLQGSLAAGSVLFGLIATWIGVSTTILICGLVAASGLLLVRPFPMPDGVAQPA, translated from the coding sequence GTGACAGACAGCGGGGGATACGGCCTTTTCGCGCAGCGACAGTTCCGCGAACTGTGGTCGGCGAACCTGCTTTCCAGCCTCGGCCTGGCCATGCTGTTGCTCGGCGCCGCGTGGGTGATGCTCTCACTGACGACGAATCCACTCCTGGTGAGCATGGTGCAAACCGCCATCAGCCTGCCGTTCCTCGTGTTCGGGATACCCGCCGGGATCAGCTCAGATCTCTACGGCCACCGCCGCCTGCTGCTCGGCGCGCACACCTGGATGCTGCTCGTCGTGGCCGGCCTCGCCGCGATCACCTTCGGTGGACACCTCACCGCGGCTTCGCTGTTGGTAGCGCTGTTGCTCATCGGGATCGGCCTGGTCTTCCAGCAGGCGGCGTGGAAACCCTTTCTGCACGACCTGCTTCCGGCCGATCAACTGGTTGCCGCGATTTCGTTCAACTCGTTGAGCAACAAACTCGCCCAGGTCGTCGGCCCCATGCTCGGCGGTCTGCTGGTCGGCTTCAAAGGCGCGCTGCTGGTATTCGGTACCCGCGGGCTGTCCCATGTCGTGATGATGGCCGTCGTCCGGCGGGTGCCGAAGCCCGCGGACCCACCCGAGACCGGCTCGTTTCGCGAGGCGCTGGGCTCATTCGCCGACGGGTGGCGTTCACTTCGGGCGTCGCGCCAGTTATACGGCCCGCTGATCCGGCTGACCGCGTTCATGCTGCCCTGCACCGGGATGGTGGCGTTGTTGCCGCTGGAAGCCAAGGAGAACATCCAGACCGAGGTGATCGGCTACGGCGGTCTGCTGACGGCGCTCGCGGTGGGCACGGTGTCGGCGGTGTCGTTGATGCCGTGGATGCAGAAGCACGCGCGGATGGGTGTGTTGAGTTCGGTTGCGGTCGCCGGGTTCTCGCTCGCCGTCGTCGGGATCAGTCAATGGGACAGCATGCTGCTCGACGCGTCGTTCCTGTTGGTTGCCGGATTCTGCTGGGGCATCCTCACGGTGGCTCATCAGTGGGCCGTGCAGACGGCGTCACCCGCCGACAGTCGTGGCTTGATGACGTCCTTCTACACGCTGACCCTGCAGGGCTCGTTGGCTGCGGGCAGTGTGCTGTTCGGGCTCATCGCGACCTGGATCGGGGTGAGCACGACGATCCTGATCTGTGGCCTCGTCGCCGCGTCCGGACTGCTGCTCGTGCGGCCGTTCCCGATGCCCGACGGCGTCGCGCAACCGGCCTAA